The Rhipicephalus sanguineus isolate Rsan-2018 chromosome 7, BIME_Rsan_1.4, whole genome shotgun sequence genome includes a window with the following:
- the LOC125759352 gene encoding uncharacterized protein LOC125759352 isoform X1 — MNTFTLVVASLLVAGAHCGAVYTYGVPAAYSVLHQPVVYQTAVRAPVVAHHKELVHVPHHEYGYTVEQSKLCPAKVHRRPPRPTHRLALPADRLPPRPGRHWFP, encoded by the exons ATGAACACCTTC ACGCTTGTCGTCGCTAGCCTCCTGGTGGCCGGAGCCCACTGCGGCGCCGTCTACACCTACGGCGTTCCAGCCGCCTATTCGGTGTTGCACCAGCCCGTGGTGTACCAGACCGCGGTCAGGGCTCCCGTGGTGGCGCACCACAAGGAGCTGGTGCACGTGCCGCACCACGAGTACGGTTACACCGTCGAGCAGAGCAAGCTCTGTCCAGCCAAAGTCCACCGTCGTCCACCACGACCCACTCACCGG CTTGCCCTACCAGCAGACCGACTACCACCACGCCCCGGTCGTCACTGGTTCCCGTAG